Within the Arachis duranensis cultivar V14167 chromosome 10, aradu.V14167.gnm2.J7QH, whole genome shotgun sequence genome, the region GCACCGATTGGATAGGGGTGCATCTCCCTGCAAAGGATAGAAATTTCTTATTCCAATTAGAAAGCTTGGCTTGCATACGGTCAAAGATGAACTGAAAATGTTGTTGTTTGCACTTCTCATGTATTAAGGGTACTCCTAAATACTTTTCCAAATTTGCCATGAGGGTCACCCCAAGCGCCTAGCTTAAATGTTGTCTGACATTGTGATTGACATTTTTTGAGAAGAAAACACAAGActtgttgaaattgattcttTGTCCTGAGCTTTCACAAAATGTATGTAAGGTATTTTTGATCATTTGCACTTGTTCACTAGTAGCTTTAGCAAAAAGAATTAGATCATCTGCAAAACAAAGATGAGATATTTTAGGCCTATTTCTAGAAATAGTTATTGGTTCCCATTTCTTATCAGCAACAAGTTTATTAATAAGGTGAGATAAACGCTCGATACAAAGGACGAAGAGATAAGGCGAGAGGGGATCTCCCTGTCTTATTCCTCTTGTAGGAGAAAAGGCCTCAGACGGTGAACCATTCCAAAGAAGATTCATAGTAGGAGTGGATGTGCAGTAGGTAATAACATTAATGATCTCTTCTGGAATACCAACATCTTTCAAGGTCTCCACCACGAAATTCTAATTTATTCTGTCATAGGCTTTCTCTAGGTCAATCTTTATGGCCATGATCCTTTTTCCTTGACTCCTATTACGCATGGTGTGAACAACCTCCTACGCAACCAGAATATTATCCGCGCTAACTCTGCCAAAGGACAAAACTAGCTTGAGTGTTAGAAATAAGCACATGCATATATTTTTTCAGTTTAGAGGCAATAATTTTAGTAATCACTTTGTAGTAAAcattacaaacactaattggTCTAAAGTGGCTAAAATTCTCTAGGGTAGAAATTTTGGGGATGATCGCAATGAACGTTTTGTTCACTTTATTAATGTTTGTGGGTTGTTGAAAAATGGACTTCACCTAGGTCGTGAGGGAATCAGCAATAATATTCCAGAATTGCTGAAAAAATTTTGCTAGAATCCCATCACTGCTTGTGGCCTTCTAACTTCCCATATAAAAAATGGCAGCTCTAATTTCTTGCTGAGAAATCTCTCTGAAAATATCCATGTAATCCCCTCTAAGGAGCTTCGGGAAACAGTCAGACAATGGAAAAGTACTGTAATTCGAGTCTGTGAAATATAGGGCCTTGAAATAGCTCACGCCCCAACTCTTTAAACACTCGACATCATCAATCCATTCTCCCGCTTCATTTTTAAGGGCTGTTATTTCATTCCTTTTTCTCCCGCCATTGGCTCTCTGATAGAAATATCTGATATTTCTATTCCCAAAATAGAGGTTGTTACTCCTTGTCATCTGCTGCCAGTAAACTTCCTCCTGCATTGCAATGCCTTCATACTCCAGCCAAAGCTCTTTTTAGAGTTTGTTTAGGAAGGAATTTGGGTTAAATGTTAGGTTTTTGGTAATTCCCTCTAGCCTTGATAGAATTCGTTGTTTTTTTCTAAGGATATAACCAAAAACTTCTTTATTCCAAATTTTTACTTCTTGTGTAAAGTTGGCAATGTTCTGAGTGAAGCTATTTCTATTATCCCAACTTTGTTTAACAAAGTTGTTGTAGTCTTCATGAAGAACCCAGGGAGCAAAGAAACGAAAATATTTGTTAACCCCCTCAAGAAGTGCCATCTGAAAGTCAAGTAAAATAGAGAGATGATCAGACTTAAGTTTAGGCAAATGCTTTACCCCTACTTCTTTAAAGCGATTAGTAAAATCAAGGTTGCTAAGATAACGATCCAGTCTTCTTTTAACATTATTTCTTTGCCAATTAAAAGGAGGccagaaaaatttaaattatttaaaccaCAATTATTTATACAACTTAAAAATCTACTAGTATCTATAGAAAGGTTAGAAGAACCCCCTGAATCCTCAAGAGAAAGAATAGAGTTGAAATCTCCTCCTAAGCACCAAGGTCCATTTGTATTATCTTCAATCATCTCCTAAAGCACTCTCTTATTTGCTGCTTGGGGACTTCCATAAATAGCAGTGAAGtaaggattttcattttttcacTGTACTTCTAGGTGAACCAATTGCTTATGGGTTAGGATTGGTTTAACTTTCCAGAACACTGATTTTCATAGGCATCAAAGCCAaggtttttaataatttttttatcctttttgcCTGATATGTGGGTCTCCAAAAGAATATAAAAGTTAGATTTATATctagaatttaaatcagaaaaAATAGTGTAAAACCCCTATGCAAAGACCCCTCTATAATTCCAAATAATTATATTCATCATAAAGGAGATTATATAAAGAAGTCACAGAAAGCAAGAATTCAGCATGAGAGAAGAAAAACTCCCTGATCCAAGATATTAGAAAAGGCTATTAAGCTTCTATATCTTGTGTAGAGTTAACCTCTATATCAGTTCCATTAGGAGGGTTGTCAGTTTGCATCGGTATCCCTGTAGTTATATCTATTGGCATATTGGTAGTTGCTACTTGTTCAGGTGGTTTGTCCTTGTAGTAGCTAACTTGATCTCCTTCTGTTGCTCCACCCATAATCCTTGATATAAGGTAGGCTGAATTAGAGTCCAAATTGTCACTAGTGGAAGTAACCTGTCCTTCTAGATGTCTGTTGTAATTCTCTTTGCCGGGACTTTTGAACTGCTGCCAATGATCTTGATGATTATCATCCTTTCTTGCAATAGCAAATTGATTTTGTTGATTTGCTTCTTGGCTgatagggttttttttttttttttgcttttttcattacTTTTGCTTTGctcattttttctaattttgtgTGTATTATTTTTGGCACCTAGTTTAGGCCCTGATATAGCACTTATTTGATTGGGTTCCTCCCTGCTGTAGGGTTACATTTCCTTTTTAGTGGCTGCTATTTCATTGTTTTAACTGGATTGATTCTTTCTTTGAATAGAGataatctttcttttcttggatTCCTCACCCTCCTTCTTAGTTACTTCCTCATTTAGGATTTCAAATCTGGATCCATGTCCCTTCTTTTCTTTGGCAATATTAATCTCATTAATTTTTAGATTCCTTCTTCTTTGAGTTTTCCTGACTACCATCCATGGGTCAAAGGGGCTAACCTCACTAATATGAGCACTGTCTAGTTGGATGGGTCTACTTTGTTGAGAATTACCAACGGTAGTATTAAGATTTGTATTAATTGTACCATTATTTTCTCTCCCaattttttctttcccttttttatgGATTCTGAATATTTTGGTCTTGCCCCTGGTGGCTACAGGTGTTGCTGTTCTCCTTGTGGTGGTTCCAATCACTATTGCCGCTTTGATCGAAATTCATCCCCGTGACATACTTCTTTATTTTTGGACTGTCATCCATCTTATGCCCATATCTTTCGCAGTGGAAATAGATTCGAAGCAATCCTTCATAGACTAAATAGAATTTCTTACCTAAGGCTATAAAGGATGGCACCAGTTGCTTCCTTAAATCGATTTCCATGCAAATACGAGGGAATATACCCCTCGAGTGAATAGAAGTGTTTTCATCTATTCGCAACATGGTTCCCAATATTTTTTCAACCTTCCATAAGAAATATTTATTGTAAAGTTCTACTGGAAGATTTGGAATTCTGACCCAAATCGCTACTTTCTGGACTTCCGTTTCTTGAGGCATGAACAAAGGTCTCCATCTTTGGATTAGCAGATAGTGGTCTGCTATCATCCAAGGCCCCTCAAATAAGGCGTGTGCATAGTCATTTTGATTCGAGAACCTAACCAGAAAAAATCCTCCTTCTAGATCCATGACTCGGGTTGTTTCTGACAGCCCACTGCTTGTTGATCTATCTTTCCATTGCCTGAAGGTTGATCTTTTTTCCTAGAGGTTTGACAATTAGGGTTTGTTTCCATGGTTTGCACCAGTCTTCGTATTCTTTAAGAGTAATGTCAATGTTGGATTTTGAATTGAAGGGAGCTTGATCGCAGAGATCCAAATCCAAGGATTCACTATTCGAGATATACTCTTCTGCCACCATTTTCGCTATTTCCTTTGGGTTAAGCTTTCTCAGGCCATCATCAACCAATCTGTCTCTATAGGAAATTCTTGGTGGTCGAGTCAGGATGGTTTCCGGTACTACTTCAGCATCTGATCTTTCAGCGTTTATTTCCATAGGAGTCTCCATCTTTCCATAATTCTCAGGTTGGTGGGATGTTTCCTCCATACAATCATCTGGCTGTTCAGTACCTTAcatcttgattttttttgtgcttcttgcCACCAAGTCTTTTTTCTCTGGGGATCTCTTTTCTGTTTCCAGGGAAGGAGTATACGTGTCCATCAGAAAATGTTCACTATTGATTATTGGACAAGTTACTTTATAATGTTTATGATAtttacattttattattatgttagaTTATTAGACATGTTACTTAGCTTTATAATGTTTATGGGATTAGTAGTACTTTAGTAGTGTACATTTATACTATGTCAGGCAACATTAACTTTGTAAactaagttattattttttatttaaaaaaattgtaaatccAAACTGGTTTAAAACCATTTGTAATCGAATCGAATCGGAtcagattttcaaaaaaaaaatttcatccaATTCAAATAGCACCGCATATAAAATAAGTATTTGGATTAGATGACTTTTTTTTCCCtaaaaactaaatcaaatcCCATTGCAAACATCCTTAGTAATGCAcaaataataaaagtattttgcatcaattttctgttataataaaaattgtatGTGTATGTTAATACTATAGTTCTGTACTTCTGTTATCACCGTGTTTTTTTTCCCCAAAactagtataaaaaaataatttttgaaaaaattgtattccactaatattttttaaaaaattatataacaaaattttaaaaataagttagtTACTCACTTTGTCATAATTGAAATACTAATTTCGGTTAACTTTTAACAATCCAAATTAAAAGTGAagttaataatcaaatcaaAGATCAACTAATCATAATTTAACATATCATaaaacataaatcatatattaattaagagaAGACTGAttaaaaatcatttataaaaaaaactatctTCACATATTTCTTATAAGAAATTCCCCTAATGAGTCCTAGTTTTTGTCTCATTTAATGTTTAATCATGGTACCAAAGCAAAATATttactttaagttttaaaaatataataatttgatttttagtgttttaaaATGATAGTTCCAATTCTCGAAACTAAATTACAATAACTTTTCAAGTAGTGGgataaataaagtaaaaatgatacataaaagACATGGAATCATTTGGgcttatatcaaaataaaatttaattaaggaaaaaaaagctaatttttttctcaaatgtTTAACAAAACTACATTTAAACCAGATATATATTTCATCTATTTGATGTGCCTATTTAATCCATTTTGTTTAATTGTatatataagatatttttagtagagtatttttaaaatatcacttttgatacttttaaaaaataaattaatttagaattaaaatttacattaaAATTGATTGGTGAAATGAAATCGATATCACCTTAAAAATACGATATTAGttaatagaaaattaataaaattttaaaatatttttaaaaatatatcacatcaattttattattaagtgtaaaaagtaaaaactcaatttttatataatagaataaattgaTAATTGTGTTGTATGTATTTAAAAAGGAAATgaattcatttatatttttttaatttttttcctttaattattttataaaatatgatttctaataagaaataagatatttttaagtaggatggaaaaaaataaataataaaaaattattattgacaaaacaaaaaattaagagaatctatttctatttaaaaaaacttactattattaaaatatttttaatgactTAAGAAAAGAGGTTGAACTAAATAAATACGGCAaatcacaataataaattaaggGGAGCAAAAATTTACACAAATTCGCCAAATTAAAATCTGCTTTGTGAATTTACCAATGCATATTTATATGTAGTTCGAACCAGCCTAATTTGAACTCTATTTCTACATAACAtgcacacactaattcgaactAGCTTGGCTCGAATTATACACAAACACACGCACACACTAATTCAAACCATCTGGGTTCGAATTATacacttattaaaaaaattaataatttaaaaataaaaaaatatattttattttatacattaaaaaaaaactaacaaaatatttaattacgagaattctttaaaatattaatgagctatcaattcgaatttcatacaatactcttttgtccatttttaatagctcatgaatattttttaataaatttttttaataaatttatttaaattaaactacaaaaaatatttgatcctatgcaaaataatttaaaaaaattgtttaaaaaatgttaggagtactataaaaatttgtaacgTTCTAAtaatttaggtaaatacatgcatgtactcaaattttaaataaaataatctacatagtcaataataatttagaaatgaaagaaaatattttattccatataaaataattaaaaaaatattttattctatacaaaataattttaaaaaaattgcttaaaagatgttatgagtactataaaagtttgtaatattctagtgatttaggtaaatacacgataaaaatattttttctttaatttctaaattattattgactatgtagagtatttcatgtcctaagtcattaggatattacaaatttttatagtactcctaacattttttaagctatttttttaaattgttttgcataggatcaaatattttttgtagtataatttaaataaatttattaaaaaattttattaaaaaatattcatgagctattaaaaatagacaaaagagtattgtatggaattcgaattgatagctcattaatattttaaagaaatctcataattaaatattttgttagcttttttttaatgtataaaataaaaaatatattttttatttttttaattattaattttttaataagtttATAATTCGAACCCAGATGGTTCGAATTAGTGTATGCTTGTGTTtgtgtataattcgaaccaaactGGTTTGAATTATGTAGAAATGGAGTTCGAATCAGACTGGTTCGAACTACATATAAATGTGCATTGGTGGATTTACCAAGCAGATTTTGGTTTGacaaatttgtataaaattttgtttcCCTTAACTTATTTGAGTTTTTTacccaaataaataattttgataattataaaaatacatttttttaatccTAATATCTCTCCACATTTACTCTCGTCTAGGTTAAAAAAAcactttttcaaaactaaattCCACTAGTAGTACATCTTTCAAGTATATTTGTTTCTCCCATCACATTTAATTTTagagttttattttctaatttttttatggttaattATGGACAAAGTAAAGAGCTAAATGTTTAactattcttaaattaaaataataaaattcatatacaataaaaattacaaatttaataataataaaattttcatttttttactttaccaattttttactatatatcCTCTCAAGATTTTTTCGCCCAGCATCAAACCAAAAATTTCAAGTGCATTTTTTTCTGTTTAGATTAATTTTAgagcattattttttattgtttatagtCAATTatgagttttattttaattctaaaatttttttagttatatgtAATTGCAATAAAAATGTCTTGTCTTTGTATAATTATGAATATAGTTTAAAAgctttttaagaataaaaaatcatacaaattttattttttaatatgtctTTTATgttacttaattaaaaaattatttttttattcaaataaaattacaaatacttttaatattaaaaaaaattaagtatgaTCTAAATgctaaataactttttaaataattttaaaaaatattgtttttccCAATATCCAATTGGGAAGTGATTCTTCCCTTCTCTTTTTTAGGTCAGAGATTCTTCCCTTTTCTGTTTTCAACGCAATTTCAAATCCGGAGTGATTTGCTATATAAATTGCGAAAAGCACAGCATTCGATTTCAATTTCCAAGCCTggataagaagaagaagcagaagcacACAGGGAGCAAACCAAAACAGCAATCGacgatggagaagaagaagaagaagcaacagctgAATGAGAATCACAAGAGCAAGAGCATTGACGACATTCTCCCTCTTGAGCTGATTCACAGAATCCTAGTGAGGGTTCCGCTCAAACATCTCGGTCGCCTCAAGTGTGTTTCGAAGCTTTGGAACGCTCTCATTTCCGATCCCGACTTTGCGAAATCGCATGTTCACCTCTCTGCCGCACCCACCCATGTATGCCTCTTCATAAATGAAGACTCCCAGGCTTGCTTCGTTGACATTGACGCAGTATTTCACCGCCACAAGCGTGCTACTGCAGTAAAAGAGGTATCTCTCCCTTTCAAGACGAACACACCTTTTGATTTTGAAGTTATGTGCTCCTGCAGAGGGCTTGTTCTCTTACACCGAGCCCCGCATTTTTTTATCGTATGGAACCCACTAATTGGATCCAGCAAAAGAGTTTCCTACTCTCACATTGTTTCTCGTAGTGGTCGCAAGAACTTTGTTTCCCGGTAGTGCGTATTTGTATGGATTTGGTTATGATGTTTCACAGGATGACTACTTAGTTGTTGTAGCTTCTCAGGATAAGAATGGCCAAGAGCACTTTGATTGCTTGTCTTTGAGAACCAATTCATGGACTAATCTTGATTTTGCACTCTCCAAACCCTTGGGTAGGAGGAACTGGCAATCTCGTGGGTTCTTCTTGAATGGCGCTATTCATTGGTCATCCTGCACTCGTAGAGGTAGAGATTATAGTATTCTTATATTTGATTTGAAGGAAAGAAGTTTCTCAACCATATCTATGCCTGAACAAGTGATGGGTTATCTCAATACCATTTTTCTCGCCGTACTAGGAGGGTGCCTGGCCTTGTATTCTTATGAATTAAGTATAATTACCATATGGATGATGAAAGAATATAAAGTGCATTCATCTTGGATTTTCTATCAGATTTTTAGTGGACTGTCTCGGCCTCTATGCTTATCCAATGGTAGTGACATTGTTATACTACAGTATTCTCCGGTATCTAACTTATGGTTTGCCAAATATGATGTCAGACGAGAACTCCAATTCCAACGTCTTGAGTATCGTCATCCGGAACAATTTGTAGGTCGTTCTAGTCGGTACATTGTATACACAGAGAGTCTCGTGCCAGTCCCTAGTGAGATTAaggataagaagaagaaaatggtaTGTAACTATTCTCCTAAGGATTGCACTATGTTATTCCTCATAGTTTTCATTGCTttgtgattaattaaaaatacctAGCAAGATGCATTATGCATCAAGTTGCAATCAGATGCGGCATTTGGCTGTTTGAATTTATCAATGCTTATGGAATAATTGATCACTGTCTTGTCTTGCTTCCTGAAGCCTATTCTTGTGGTGAGGGGTTTTAAGCTATTTCTTTTTTCATGTCTAATGCCGTGCTTCTCTTTTCTATAGGCCATCAGAATCACAAGATCGATgtcaaacaagaaaagagaaCGACTCAACAGAGACACTTAATTATGTTGTAAATAAAGTGTTGGCAAGTTCAGCTGGAAGAAGCTTCTAGAGAactttgtttaattttgcttTTGCATTAAAGTATGATTTCCCTTCCAACTATGAATGTGAAAAATTGGAACATTTGAAAGTGCAGATAGAGTTTCCTCTAATGAAATCCAATCTCTTATATTTTCTGCTTGATCTTTATTCAATATTGCCTTGGTTGAGTTACCATAATCTCACACATCAGAATGAGAGATTTAACATGTAAACTGATTGTTAATTTGTCAATTCAGTTTGGTCTTTAGTAGTAAGTATTTCAGTATCTTGTTTGTTGGGATTACAGCTGGGATATTTGTGCTTGCCACTTGAATTGAATTCTTCACTGTTCATAGAGCATGTGCTCCTAGGTCTTTCTTTCACCGTAGGTTAATTGAACCACCTTAAATTTCCTATTTTCAACTTCTTGTAGCATGTTGATATAATTGCTATAATGGTGtaaattttacattttcatGTATGGCTTTCAACTTTATTTTATTCAGGTACTTCCTAGTTTATTTGTTGGTTGAGATATGTGCTTGATTACCTTATTAGGAAACAGAAGAGACATGCATGCTAAAACAGAACAGGCTTTTATTATTTGTGTGTACACATTAAGTATATCATATGTCTGAATCACATGAGATCCCAATTTTGGGGTTAGTAAATGATCCTTTTAGTAAACCTTTGGCAACCCATTTATATGCTGCTTCAGTTAAGTGTACACCATCCCAAGTTATGAACTGGGATGGATCATTACAACTAATCAACCCCGGCTCACCACAGTGCTTCGCCGGTGGATTGTGATTGTTTGCATTCTCAAGTGGACAGCAAGAATATAGAATCGATTTTGTGAATCCTGATATCACAAACAAACCGCAACTTATGAGGAATAATAGAATCATATGTGATATGTGATTGTTCACAGATGATATATCATTCaagaaattatgcagaaaaaaGAAGAGTTAAGTACCAAATTGTGTTGGAGATTGATATAATTGCAGGGAAGCATGGTAATAATCTGCATAGATGATATTAACACCGGGGCGAAGCTCTCGAAGCCGATTTAGTTCAGCAAGAAGTTGGTTGTTATAGTAGTCAGCAAAATTGTTATAGGACTTCAAACATCCAGCTTCATCATAATCCTCCACATCAGTACTGGAGTGATTTCTCAAATAGACAAAGCTGCATCCGAGAGCGAAGTTTCCGGGAACCACGAGAGTTTGAGCCCCCAAATCAATCAATTTCTGACCAAGGTTCAGTTATATATGGATTATGAttcaaaataattcttaaatgcTGGCTTCATAAGATACTCTcagattttatataattatcttAAATGCTTGCTTCATAAGATATTCAAATGTATTAATGCTTCCAAAACTCTTACATTGATGgcccaagagattttattaatcACAAGTGGTACATATGTGGTGGCTTCTTCTATAGGCCTGCCTAGATAGAAAAGATAGTTGAAATCATTTCCACCAATCTCACCAACAAGAAACAAAGAGCTCCCAAAAACTTGTTTACACCCTGCAAAATTAGAGGACTATCCCATAAGTTTCAATTGGAGCATTATTGCAGCTTGCATGTGCCCAATTGAAAAGAAGAACTGGAAGATTACCTGAAGAAGAGTTACAGATAGAAGGAAGCAAGTCCATGAACCAATCAAACTGGACCCCCAGAGAATAGTTGGTGGGAACAAGAACGTCATAGAGACCCTTCTCCGCAAAGAAGCTCATATCCAAAGCAGTGGCACCTCCAACTGCAAAGTTCACTCCCTCCAATGAGTTCCAATCTTTTATCTTCCCTTTCTTGATTCCCAGGTAAGGTTTTAGCAATGGAACCCCAATCTGCTCAGCTGCAAACACAAAGAAGAACAtaagaacaagagagagagaagggacgACGGttatgttattagttattaccaAGGAAATCGATGATAAGACGGCCATCAGAAAATCT harbors:
- the LOC127742602 gene encoding F-box/kelch-repeat protein At3g06240-like translates to MEKKKKKQQLNENHKSKSIDDILPLELIHRILVRVPLKHLGRLKCVSKLWNALISDPDFAKSHVHLSAAPTHVCLFINEDSQACFVDIDAVFHRHKRATAVKELCAPAEGLFSYTEPRIFLSYGTH
- the LOC107468293 gene encoding uncharacterized protein LOC107468293; the protein is MPEQVMGYLNTIFLAVLGGCLALYSYELSIITIWMMKEYKVHSSWIFYQIFSGLSRPLCLSNGSDIVILQYSPVSNLWFAKYDVRRELQFQRLEYRHPEQFVGRSSRYIVYTESLVPVPSEIKDKKKKMAIRITRSMSNKKRERLNRDT
- the LOC107468304 gene encoding GDSL esterase/lipase At1g31550 — encoded protein: MRMAKAAAASSSLVWFLSVAALIHTRTVLSSTASSRCYSAIYSFGDSIADTGNLYYDTEDISPSTYLVLNPPYGDTFFHFPTGRFSDGRLIIDFLAEQIGVPLLKPYLGIKKGKIKDWNSLEGVNFAVGGATALDMSFFAEKGLYDVLVPTNYSLGVQFDWFMDLLPSICNSSSGCKQVFGSSLFLVGEIGGNDFNYLFYLGRPIEEATTYVPLVINKISWAINKLIDLGAQTLVVPGNFALGCSFVYLRNHSSTDVEDYDEAGCLKSYNNFADYYNNQLLAELNRLRELRPGVNIIYADYYHASLQLYQSPTQFGFTKSILYSCCPLENANNHNPPAKHCGEPGLISCNDPSQFITWDGVHLTEAAYKWVAKGLLKGSFTNPKIGISCDSDI